A genomic window from Longimicrobium sp. includes:
- a CDS encoding YbaB/EbfC family nucleoid-associated protein translates to MNNLQQILQMGQQVQARMSQLQTELSSKTVTCSSGGGMVTVTADGKGKLRTIKIDPSVVQPDDVEMLEDLVLAAVNEAQNRANALYEEEMRKAAGGFQLPFPVPGL, encoded by the coding sequence ATGAACAACCTTCAGCAGATCCTCCAGATGGGCCAGCAGGTGCAGGCCCGCATGTCGCAGCTCCAGACCGAGCTGTCGTCCAAGACCGTCACCTGCTCCAGCGGCGGCGGCATGGTGACCGTTACCGCCGACGGCAAGGGAAAGCTGCGCACCATCAAGATCGATCCGTCCGTCGTGCAGCCCGACGACGTGGAGATGCTGGAAGACCTGGTGCTGGCCGCCGTGAACGAGGCGCAGAACCGGGCCAACGCGCTGTACGAGGAGGAGATGCGCAAGGCGGCGGGCGGCTTCCAGCTTCCCTTCCCCGTCCCGGGGCTCTGA